A single window of Archangium lipolyticum DNA harbors:
- a CDS encoding cytochrome P450, with the protein MQTYDLSAPTTRSELNALYAKMRNEPGLCRVEPFGAYAASRYEDILVVQKDAQRFSAEAIAAAAEPSWLGHNPLAHSMLSRDPPRHTQLRALVSRAFGPAGLARLESVVRREAEALAESVVRQREVELVDTFCFLLPRNIIGHLLGLDPSTFPEFKRWVSSINLIASATPEQYEGIRSAVREMKHDMGAVIAERRRKPGEDMVSDLVRAEVEGSRLSDDELMSFLFLLITAGMESTTHLIGNSVIHLARLPEQFEQARADKAHIPRFIEEVLRYEPPIQLNFRMAASDVELSGTKVPAGSLVLALIAAGNLDERVFEQPEQFLPGREKGTQHLTFGQGMHFCLGAQLARMEARFALEALVSRIRELKLRSPEIEWIPNYGLHGPRVLPVELIPA; encoded by the coding sequence TTGCAGACATATGATCTGTCCGCCCCCACCACGAGGTCCGAGCTCAACGCCCTGTACGCGAAGATGCGGAACGAGCCCGGGCTCTGCCGCGTCGAGCCTTTTGGCGCTTATGCCGCGTCCCGCTACGAGGACATCCTCGTGGTCCAGAAGGACGCGCAGCGCTTCTCCGCCGAGGCCATCGCGGCGGCCGCCGAGCCGTCCTGGCTTGGCCACAACCCGCTGGCCCACTCGATGCTGTCGAGGGATCCTCCCCGCCACACCCAGTTGCGCGCGTTGGTGAGCCGAGCCTTCGGCCCCGCGGGGCTGGCCCGGCTGGAGTCCGTGGTCCGCCGGGAGGCCGAGGCCCTCGCCGAGTCCGTGGTCCGCCAGCGCGAAGTGGAGCTCGTGGACACCTTCTGCTTCCTCCTGCCCCGCAACATCATCGGCCACCTGCTCGGCCTGGATCCGAGCACCTTCCCGGAGTTCAAGCGGTGGGTGTCCTCCATCAACCTCATCGCCTCCGCCACTCCCGAGCAGTACGAGGGCATCCGCTCCGCCGTGAGGGAGATGAAGCACGACATGGGGGCCGTCATCGCCGAGCGTCGACGCAAGCCGGGTGAGGACATGGTGAGCGACCTCGTCCGCGCGGAGGTGGAGGGGAGCAGGCTCTCCGACGACGAGCTCATGTCCTTCCTCTTCCTGCTGATCACCGCGGGAATGGAGTCGACGACGCATCTCATCGGCAACTCGGTCATCCATCTCGCCCGCCTCCCGGAGCAGTTCGAGCAGGCGCGAGCGGACAAGGCGCACATCCCGCGCTTCATCGAGGAGGTGCTGCGCTACGAGCCCCCCATCCAGCTCAACTTCCGCATGGCGGCGTCGGACGTGGAGCTGTCCGGCACGAAGGTGCCGGCGGGGAGCCTGGTGCTGGCCCTCATCGCGGCCGGCAACCTCGACGAGCGGGTGTTCGAGCAGCCGGAGCAGTTCCTCCCCGGCCGCGAGAAGGGCACCCAGCACCTCACCTTCGGGCAGGGCATGCACTTCTGCCTGGGCGCGCAGCTGGCCCGGATGGAGGCGCGGTTCGCGCTGGAGGCGCTCGTCTCGAGGATCCGCGAGCTGAAGCTCCGCTCGCCGGAGATCGAGTGGATCCCCAACTACGGCCTGCACGGGCCCCGGGTGCTGCCGGTGGAGCTCATTCCAGCCTGA
- a CDS encoding cytochrome P450, with protein sequence MSCGASAFLRLAPIAAGNLDERVFEQPEQFLPGRETGTQHRTFG encoded by the coding sequence ATGAGTTGCGGCGCCTCGGCGTTCCTCAGGCTCGCGCCGATCGCGGCCGGCAACCTCGACGAGCGGGTGTTCGAGCAGCCGGAGCAGTTCCTCCCCGGCCGCGAGACGGGCACCCAGCACCGCACCTTCGGGTAG
- a CDS encoding glycosyltransferase family 2 protein — MRLGGYVIHGNNRDTLGACLEGLLAVCDEVVALDSMSTDGSVELARSMGARSVSRPWQGYGAARAAAMEALGPCDYVFYLDSDERLEPEALKTLEAWRKSEPKEPVYLLPRRDWAELDGHRFRYRTEWRARLVRRDVAVWRPEMIVHEALPRMRAIRVHAPIEHRFATSLAGRAEKEERYALLWAVRAYAEGKRLKPAALQRPAHLVRDCILHGALWRGGLDAVRLAWAVANYHAAKYRHLRALRQGRFPELVQAFGERRYGEVFALVRDGRLV, encoded by the coding sequence ATGAGACTTGGCGGCTATGTCATCCACGGGAACAACCGGGACACGCTCGGGGCGTGCCTGGAGGGGCTGCTCGCCGTCTGTGATGAGGTGGTGGCGCTGGACTCGATGTCCACGGATGGCTCGGTGGAGCTCGCGCGGAGCATGGGAGCGCGCTCGGTGTCGCGGCCCTGGCAGGGTTACGGAGCCGCGCGAGCCGCCGCCATGGAAGCGCTGGGCCCGTGCGACTACGTCTTCTATCTCGACTCGGACGAGCGCCTGGAGCCCGAGGCCCTGAAGACCCTCGAGGCCTGGCGGAAGTCCGAGCCGAAGGAGCCCGTCTATCTTCTACCGCGCCGCGACTGGGCCGAGCTGGACGGGCACCGCTTCCGCTACCGCACCGAGTGGCGTGCGCGGCTGGTGCGCCGGGACGTCGCCGTGTGGCGCCCGGAGATGATCGTCCACGAGGCACTGCCACGGATGCGCGCCATCCGGGTGCACGCGCCCATCGAGCACCGCTTCGCCACGTCGCTGGCCGGACGCGCGGAGAAGGAGGAGCGCTATGCGCTGTTGTGGGCGGTGCGCGCCTACGCCGAGGGCAAGCGGCTCAAACCCGCGGCGCTCCAGCGCCCGGCGCACCTGGTACGCGACTGCATCCTGCACGGAGCGCTCTGGCGAGGCGGGCTCGATGCAGTGCGGCTGGCCTGGGCCGTGGCCAACTACCACGCCGCGAAATACCGCCACCTTCGAGCACTGCGCCAGGGACGATTTCCCGAGTTGGTGCAAGCCTTTGGCGAGCGCCGGTATGGCGAGGTGTTCGCATTGGTGAGGGATGGACGACTCGTGTGA
- a CDS encoding GNAT family N-acetyltransferase, producing the protein MHAGWSIRKASVEDVDELIRLRLALLRSTRGVEKLKDEESLVEATRRYFARSVPEGSFHAWVGVAEGRVVACSGLLPFGRPPMPDTLASLEAYILNMYTEPEWRGRGIARALFAELTRFARELGVGRLLLHATADGRPLYEQMGFKPNPTSMEWTPSGE; encoded by the coding sequence ATGCATGCAGGGTGGAGCATCCGCAAGGCAAGCGTGGAGGATGTGGACGAGCTCATCCGCCTGCGTCTGGCGCTGCTGCGCAGCACGCGTGGGGTGGAGAAGCTGAAGGACGAGGAGTCGCTGGTGGAGGCCACGCGGCGTTACTTCGCGCGGTCCGTGCCCGAGGGGAGCTTCCATGCCTGGGTGGGCGTGGCGGAGGGCCGGGTGGTGGCGTGCAGTGGCCTGCTGCCCTTCGGAAGGCCGCCCATGCCGGACACCCTGGCGAGCCTGGAGGCGTACATCCTCAACATGTACACCGAGCCGGAGTGGCGCGGGCGGGGCATCGCGCGGGCGCTGTTCGCGGAGCTGACGCGCTTCGCGCGCGAGCTGGGCGTGGGGCGGCTGTTGCTGCACGCCACGGCGGACGGACGGCCCCTCTATGAACAGATGGGCTTCAAACCCAATCCCACGTCGATGGAGTGGACGCCTTCGGGGGAATGA
- a CDS encoding sigma-70 family RNA polymerase sigma factor: MTMSDSDHQEERAFASACARGEAEALAEFETRFVPQLRMALQQRGMNVATVDEALQLLRVRLFLPSGDRPPRIADYSGQGSLLAWLRVAALRTALNLMRERKLSFDLDDARLEEAAAPLDEADRRYIKERYRQDFTEAFQEALTALEPRSRTLLRLHLVDGVGTAQIARAYRVDRSTVKRWLAQSRETLREEVRVRLAARIGVDTPALGSLLLELQSQLDLSIRTALRDPTSP; encoded by the coding sequence ATGACGATGAGCGACTCGGATCACCAGGAAGAGCGGGCCTTCGCGAGCGCGTGCGCGCGGGGTGAGGCGGAGGCACTCGCGGAGTTCGAGACGCGCTTCGTCCCCCAGCTCCGCATGGCCCTACAGCAGCGGGGAATGAATGTGGCCACGGTGGACGAGGCCCTCCAACTCCTGCGCGTGAGGCTCTTCCTCCCCAGTGGAGATCGTCCTCCCCGCATCGCCGACTACTCGGGACAGGGCTCGTTGCTGGCCTGGCTCCGCGTGGCCGCCCTGCGCACCGCCCTGAACCTGATGCGTGAGCGGAAGCTGTCGTTCGACCTGGACGACGCCCGGCTCGAGGAGGCCGCCGCTCCCCTCGACGAGGCGGACCGGCGCTACATCAAGGAGCGCTACCGCCAGGACTTCACCGAGGCGTTCCAGGAGGCGCTGACGGCCCTGGAGCCCCGGAGCCGGACCCTGTTGCGGTTGCACCTGGTGGATGGCGTGGGGACGGCCCAGATTGCTCGCGCCTACCGCGTGGACCGCTCCACGGTGAAGCGCTGGCTCGCTCAGTCCCGGGAGACGCTGCGCGAGGAGGTCCGCGTGCGCCTCGCGGCCCGCATCGGCGTGGACACGCCCGCGCTCGGCAGCCTCCTGCTCGAGCTCCAGAGCCAGCTCGACCTGAGCATCCGTACCGCCCTGCGTGACCCGACGTCCCCCTGA
- a CDS encoding cupin domain-containing protein: protein MTRPILNIDEATYSDLEDLSRQQGSKMPAERYGGRTAPIGRELGARQLGYNVTVIAPGKRAYPFHCHAVNEEMFFVIEGRGEVRIGAQTHPISAGDVVACPAGGPETAHQIVNTGTAELKVLAVSTARVPEVCHYPDSGKFCAFDPEQRFVHIGHAGKSVDYWDGE from the coding sequence ATGACCCGACCGATCCTGAACATCGACGAGGCGACCTACAGCGACCTGGAAGACCTGTCGCGTCAACAGGGCTCGAAGATGCCCGCCGAGCGCTATGGAGGACGCACCGCGCCCATCGGTCGTGAGCTCGGCGCGCGGCAGCTGGGGTACAACGTGACCGTGATCGCTCCCGGCAAGCGCGCCTACCCCTTCCACTGTCACGCGGTGAATGAAGAGATGTTCTTCGTGATCGAGGGCCGTGGCGAGGTGCGCATCGGCGCCCAGACCCACCCGATCAGCGCGGGCGACGTGGTCGCCTGCCCGGCGGGTGGACCCGAGACGGCGCACCAGATCGTCAACACGGGCACGGCCGAGCTGAAGGTGCTGGCCGTCAGCACCGCCCGCGTCCCCGAGGTCTGCCACTATCCGGACTCCGGCAAATTCTGCGCGTTCGACCCGGAGCAGCGCTTTGTCCACATAGGCCACGCCGGGAAGAGCGTGGACTACTGGGACGGCGAATGA
- a CDS encoding C39 family peptidase, with translation MTGPRVDGRSTVRTQNSHSTRLPQGRDAQLDLQQLWPHINQYAKKYGADPKVLAGIIAQESSFKNHGVHRDGTGHGLIGLDDNGLLPSFEKWSGMKVGRGASAKTIPPEKQVEFLAKTIGDLTRKHGSGMAAAREWHRGAGNMNDSLGRKYQGLIEGHIQRLFPGGKTPASTGSVPDSSAPGGDSSKPEGSPSSPRAGSDYRIKSGDTLWDIASQLKGKGMEGSHWDIINQITRLNPKITNPNLIISGDTLKLPAALGPNDDGFKPSNKPGPVDIDPTGPATPITDKGPVDASKVPHISQYSPKGKDGNYSNGGANCGPTSMAQIARAFGYGKNMTDAQLIMHLGKAGGTGSNGTDVNGIARMAKAMDKKCVTKGPGPNVQWMAEQLKAGKMVVANGDYHAMPPHQNEGRTSGHYVTVAGIDSKGNFIVRDPADANVKTITPKQMEHFLRSNPNGGYQMAIS, from the coding sequence ATGACTGGCCCCCGCGTCGATGGTCGCTCGACCGTCCGTACCCAGAACTCGCACAGCACAAGGCTCCCGCAGGGCCGGGACGCGCAACTCGACCTCCAGCAGCTCTGGCCCCATATCAACCAGTACGCGAAGAAGTACGGCGCGGATCCGAAGGTGCTCGCCGGCATCATCGCGCAGGAGTCGTCGTTCAAGAACCACGGCGTGCACCGCGACGGCACGGGCCACGGGCTCATCGGCCTGGACGACAACGGCCTGCTGCCCTCGTTCGAGAAGTGGTCGGGGATGAAGGTGGGCCGCGGCGCCAGCGCGAAGACGATTCCACCGGAGAAGCAGGTGGAGTTCCTCGCGAAGACGATTGGCGATCTGACCCGGAAGCACGGCAGCGGCATGGCCGCCGCGCGCGAGTGGCACCGCGGCGCCGGCAACATGAACGACTCGCTTGGCCGCAAGTACCAGGGGCTCATCGAAGGTCACATCCAGCGGCTGTTCCCCGGAGGCAAGACGCCGGCGAGCACCGGCTCCGTGCCCGACAGCTCCGCGCCGGGTGGTGACTCCTCCAAGCCGGAGGGCAGCCCCTCCAGCCCTCGCGCCGGGTCCGACTACCGCATCAAGAGCGGTGACACCCTCTGGGACATCGCCTCCCAGCTCAAGGGCAAGGGCATGGAGGGCTCCCACTGGGACATCATCAATCAAATCACCCGCCTGAACCCGAAGATCACCAACCCGAACCTCATCATCTCCGGGGACACCCTCAAGCTGCCGGCCGCGCTCGGCCCCAACGATGATGGCTTCAAGCCATCCAACAAACCGGGTCCGGTGGACATCGACCCGACGGGGCCGGCCACGCCCATCACGGACAAGGGGCCGGTGGACGCGAGCAAGGTGCCGCACATCAGCCAGTACAGCCCGAAGGGGAAGGACGGCAACTACTCGAACGGCGGGGCGAACTGCGGCCCCACGTCCATGGCGCAGATTGCCCGGGCCTTCGGCTACGGCAAGAACATGACGGACGCGCAGCTCATCATGCACCTGGGCAAGGCGGGCGGCACCGGCTCCAACGGCACGGACGTGAACGGCATCGCCCGAATGGCCAAGGCGATGGACAAGAAGTGCGTCACCAAGGGCCCTGGCCCCAACGTCCAGTGGATGGCCGAGCAGCTCAAGGCCGGCAAGATGGTGGTGGCCAACGGCGACTACCACGCCATGCCGCCGCACCAGAACGAGGGCCGCACCTCGGGCCACTACGTCACCGTGGCCGGCATCGACTCCAAGGGCAACTTCATCGTCCGTGACCCGGCCGACGCGAACGTGAAGACCATCACCCCGAAGCAGATGGAGCATTTCCTCCGCTCGAACCCCAACGGTGGCTACCAGATGGCCATCAGCTGA